In Thermococcus sp., the genomic window CTGAGGACCACGATGTCACAGCACTCAACTCCCCTCTCGATTAGGGCCTTCAGGCTCTCACGGTCGTCCCTCGCTATGCCGAGGAAGAGTGCTTCGCCGCCAATCTCCCGAATTGCATCTGTTATAGCCCTTCCGTTGATGTCGTAAATCCTGCCAGGCTTGAGCTCCTCACCCGGGAGAACCAGCTCGCTTCCTGTGCTTATTACCGCGACCCGCGGCTTTCTGAAGACAGGCACCTCAGAGAAACCAACGGCGGAGAGGAGGGCAGTCTCCTTGAATCCAAGCCTCGTGCCCCCCCTGAGGAGGAGTTCTCCCTTCGGGATGTCCGTCCCGGCCTTCATGACGCCGAGGCCCGGATAGGCAGGCTTGGAAAGTATCACCTCATTCCCCTCCCTCTCCACGTCCTCGAACTGTATCACTGCATCGGCGCCCTTTGGGAGGGGGGCTCCTGTTGAGATGTAAACGCTTTCACCGGGGTTCAACTCGAAGTCGGGGGTATCTCCAGCGTTTACCTCGTCGATGACCTTCAACTTAACAGGTTCGCTCTCGCTCGCCATGAAGGTGTCCTCCGCTCGAAGGGCGTACCCATCAACGGTGGCCCGATCAAAGGGCGGGACGTCCACTGGGGAGAGCACATTTCCAGCCAGAACCCTACCGAGGGACTCCTCCAGGGGTACATCCTCAACAGCAGGTTTCAAAGGGAATGAGTCTATAACCTCAAGGGCCTTCTCAAGTGCGACAACCTTCAGGAACGCCATAACATCACCGAATAGAGGGGGGAGACCTTCTATAAATGGGTTGCGTAAATATAGACGTTTACCATCCCCCCACATTATCGTCCCCCTGCGGCTGCGTCCATACTACAATTTCTACCAGCCCAAAAGGACTCATAAGCTCTTTTCCAGTTATTTAACGCTTTTTGCAGTCGAAACTCCAAATTAAGCCAATTAGAAATGTTTTTAATTCTCAAAACGAACTAAGGAGCATGAGGGTGGCGGTAGTAACGAGCGATGCCCGCGTGTACTATACGGTGACAAAGGTGCTTAAAGAGTACGGGATACCATTCCTGAGCCTTAAGGTGGGTGAAAAGATACCCTTCGACGTGGAGGTTGTCCTGACGGCAGAGAAGGACCTCCCCAGGGTGAAGTTTCCCGTTAAAATCCCCGTCCAAGATGAGACTTTCATAGACGAACTGCTGGTCAGACTCGAAGGAAGGGAAGGATTTAAGAAGGTTTATATTGCTATAGACCCCGGAGAGAGACCCGGACTGAGCGTCGTTGCGGATAACCGAGTGATCGAGGTTTACCATCTAAGGAGTCCCAAGGACGTTGACATAATCGTCGAGCTACTGGAGAAGTACCCCCGTGCCAGGATTAAAATAGGACATGGGGCCCGGAGACAGAGGATGCTGATGCTAAAAAGCCTGGCGGATCTCCTTGGTTACGATTACCCAATCACCGTGGTCAACGAGGATAAAACCACCCCTAAGGTTGGTGGGCTTGAACCATCGGGGGTGAGCGACATCGTGGCTGCCATTAACATAGGGCTCAGGGATGGGCAGGAGAGGAGGATAGGGGACCTGCTGGAAGTTAAGGAACCCACAAAACGGGAGATAGAGGACATAAAGAGGAGAAGCCGTGAAATTAGTGGTACGATAACTATATCGTCCCGCCTGGCAAGGGAAGTGGCGCTCGGTAACATAACCCTTGATGAAGCCATTAAAAAGCAGGGGAGGAGATCAAAATGATTTTTGGTAAGGGTGAAGAAAAGACCGGTGAGATAAAGCTACGCGTTGCTGAGGCTTTGAAGAGGGACGTTGGAAGGGGGATCGCCAGATTCGACAGGAAATACCAGCGTCAGCTCGGTGTTGAACCTGGTGACGTGATCGAGCTCGTGGGTGAAAGAACCACGGCCGCGATAGTGGCCAACCCCCATCCGGACGACCGTGGACTGGACATAGTCAGGATGGACGGGTACATCAGAAGGAACGCAGGGGTGAGCATCGGCGACTACATAACCGTCAAGAAGGCAGAGGTGGTGGAGGCCAAGAAGGTAACCCTCGCACCGGCCCAAAAGGGAGTTTTTCTCCAGATACCAGGAGAGATGGTCAAGGGGAACCTCCTGGGAAGGCCGCTGGTAAAGGGTGACCTTGTGGTGGCGAGCAGCCAGAGCGAAACCGGTTTCTACGGGGGTTCCCCTTTTGACGACCTCATCCGCAACCTCTTCCCGTCAATGCCTCTCGGGTTTGGTGAGCTCAAGTTCGTTGTGGTGAACACGATCCCAAAGGGGATAGTCCAGATAACGTACAACACAGAGGTGGAGGTCCTCCCGCAGGCCGTTGAGGTTAGGGAGGAGGCGATCCCGGAGGTTACTTACGAGGATATCGGCGGCCTTAGCGACGCGATTCAGAAGATCCGCGAGATGGTCGAGCTCCCGCTTAAGCACCCGGAGCTCTTCGAACGCCTTGGCATCGAGCCGCCAAAGGGGGTTCTCCTCTATGGCCCGCCGGGAACGGGTAAGACGCTCCTGGCCAAAGCCGTCGCCAACGAGGCTAATGCGCACTTCATAGCCATCAACGGGCCCGAGATAATGAGCAAGTTCTACGGTGAGAGCGAGGAGCGTCTGAGGGAGATCTTCAAAGAGGCCGAGGAGAACGCTCCTAGCATCATTTTCATAGATGAAATCGATGCGATAGCACCCAAGAGAGAGGAGGTTGTTGGAGAAGTGGAAAAACGCGTTGTCAGCCAGTTGCTCACCCTCATGGACGGCCTTAAAGGCCGCGGGAAGGTCATAGTCATCGCCGCCACCAACAGACCGGATGCCCTCGACCCGGCCCTGAGGAGGCCCGGGCGCTTTGACAGGGAGATTGAAGTCGGCGTTCCCGACAAGCAGGGCAGGAAAGAGATACTCCAGATACACACCAGAGGAATGCCTCTGGAACCAGGCTACGACAAAGCCACAGTCATCCGCATCCTGAAAACCCTTCTGGAGCGGGAGAGCTTTGATAGAAAAAAAATTGAAAGCACGTTGAGCTCCATCGAAACGGCCACCTCCGAGGAGGAGATTATGGACCTGCTGAGAAAAGACGGTGAGGTGTACACCGAGGTAAGGCTCCGGCTCATCGATAGGATGCTGGACGAGATAGCCGAAAAGACCCACGGCTTCGTGGGGGCGGATCTGGCCGCGCTCGCCAGGGAGGCCGCTATGACGGTACTCAGGAGACTCATAAAGGAAGGCAAGATAAGCCCAGAACACGAAAAGATACCCTCGGAGGTTCTTCAGGAGCTACGTGTCAGGAAGTCCGACTTCTACGAGGCGTTGAAGATGGTAGAACCTAGCGCCCTCAGGGAAGTGCTGATAGAGGTTCCGAACGTTCGCTGGGATGACGTTGGAGGGCTGGAGGAGGTTAAGGGAGAACTGAGGGAAGCCGTTGAATGGCCACTAAAATATCCAAAAGCATTCCAGAGACTCGGGATAAGTCCTCCAAGAGGGATCCTCCTCTACGGACCGCCGGGAACGGGTAAGACCCTGCTCGCAAAGGCCGTTGCCAACGAGAGTGAGGCCAACTTCATTGGAATCCGCGGGCCCGAAGTATTGAGCAAGTGGGTGGGCGAGAGCGAGAAACGGGTGAGGGAGATATTCAGGAAGGCGAGGCAGGCAGCACCAACTGTGGTCTTCATCGACGAGATAGACTCAATAGCACCTGCAAGGGGCAGTGAGGGAGACAGAGTCACGGACAGGCTCATCAACCAGTTGCTGACAGAGATGGATGGAATCCAGGAGAACAGCGGAGTCGTCATCATAGCCGCAACGAACAGGCCGGACATCTTGGACCCGGCCCTGCTGAGACCCGGAAGGTTCGACAGGCTCATACTCGTTCCAGCACCAGACGAGAAGGCCAGACTGGAGATACTCAG contains:
- the glp gene encoding gephyrin-like molybdotransferase Glp, whose amino-acid sequence is MAFLKVVALEKALEVIDSFPLKPAVEDVPLEESLGRVLAGNVLSPVDVPPFDRATVDGYALRAEDTFMASESEPVKLKVIDEVNAGDTPDFELNPGESVYISTGAPLPKGADAVIQFEDVEREGNEVILSKPAYPGLGVMKAGTDIPKGELLLRGGTRLGFKETALLSAVGFSEVPVFRKPRVAVISTGSELVLPGEELKPGRIYDINGRAITDAIREIGGEALFLGIARDDRESLKALIERGVECCDIVVLSGGASGGIRDLTSSIIKELGEVKVHGIAIQPGKPTIIGLINGKPVFGLPGYPTSCLTNFTLLVAPLLRRLLGRESETRNVRKKLTHKVFSVKGRRQFLPVRIEGAKAVPILKGSGAVTSFIDADGFIEIPENVEILEAGEEVEVTFFG
- a CDS encoding CDC48 family AAA ATPase — its product is MIFGKGEEKTGEIKLRVAEALKRDVGRGIARFDRKYQRQLGVEPGDVIELVGERTTAAIVANPHPDDRGLDIVRMDGYIRRNAGVSIGDYITVKKAEVVEAKKVTLAPAQKGVFLQIPGEMVKGNLLGRPLVKGDLVVASSQSETGFYGGSPFDDLIRNLFPSMPLGFGELKFVVVNTIPKGIVQITYNTEVEVLPQAVEVREEAIPEVTYEDIGGLSDAIQKIREMVELPLKHPELFERLGIEPPKGVLLYGPPGTGKTLLAKAVANEANAHFIAINGPEIMSKFYGESEERLREIFKEAEENAPSIIFIDEIDAIAPKREEVVGEVEKRVVSQLLTLMDGLKGRGKVIVIAATNRPDALDPALRRPGRFDREIEVGVPDKQGRKEILQIHTRGMPLEPGYDKATVIRILKTLLERESFDRKKIESTLSSIETATSEEEIMDLLRKDGEVYTEVRLRLIDRMLDEIAEKTHGFVGADLAALAREAAMTVLRRLIKEGKISPEHEKIPSEVLQELRVRKSDFYEALKMVEPSALREVLIEVPNVRWDDVGGLEEVKGELREAVEWPLKYPKAFQRLGISPPRGILLYGPPGTGKTLLAKAVANESEANFIGIRGPEVLSKWVGESEKRVREIFRKARQAAPTVVFIDEIDSIAPARGSEGDRVTDRLINQLLTEMDGIQENSGVVIIAATNRPDILDPALLRPGRFDRLILVPAPDEKARLEIL